One Chanodichthys erythropterus isolate Z2021 chromosome 10, ASM2448905v1, whole genome shotgun sequence DNA segment encodes these proteins:
- the cct8 gene encoding T-complex protein 1 subunit theta isoform X2 yields the protein MALHVPKAPGFAQMLKDGAKHYSGLEEAVYRNIQACKELAQTTRTAYGPNGMNKMVINHLEKLFVTNDAATILRELEVQHPAAKMIVMASHMQEQEVGDGTNLVLVFAGALLELAEELLRMGLSVSEVIEGYEMACKKTLEILPDCVCSSAKNLHDLDEATAMIRSAVMSKQYGNEDFLSKLIAQACVSIFPESGNFNVDNVRVCKILGCGLNSSTVLHGMVFKKEAEGDLTSVKDAKIAVFSCPFDCMVTETKGTVLIKNAEELMNFSKGEEDLMEVQVKTIADSGANVIVTGGKVADMALHYANKYKLMVVRLNSKWDLRRLCKTVGATALPRLTPPTPEEMGHCDSVYLSEVGDTQVVVFKHDKEDGAISTLVIRGSTDNMMDDIERAIDDGVNTFKVLVRDARLCPGAGATEIELAKHITAYGESCPGLEQYAIKKFAEAFEAVPRALAENSGVKGNELISKLYAAHHEGNKNYGFDIEGEGPALKDMLEVGILDPYLVKHWGIKLATNAAITVLRVDQIIMAKPAGGPKAPQGKKDWDDDE from the exons ATGGCTCTTCACGTCCCCAAAGCCCCGGGCTTTGCTCAGATGTTAAAGGATGGTGCGAAG CACTATTCAGGTCTTGAAGAGGCTGTTTACAGGAACATCCAGGCATGCAAGGAACTGGCACAGACCACAAGAACTGCATATGGACCCAATG GTATGAACAAAATGGTCATCAACCACTTGGAGAAGCTCTTTGTCACAAATGATGCTGCCACTATTCTGAGAGAGCTGGag gtTCAGCACCCAGCAGCCAAAATGATTGTGATGGCATCCCACATGCAAGAGCAGGAAGTAGGCGATGGCACAAACCTTGTGCTGGTGTTTGCCGGTGCTCTGCTGGAGCTTGCCGAGGAGCTGCTGAGGATGGGCCTGTCCGTTTCAGAG GTGATTGAAGGCTATGAGATGGCATGTAAGAAAACTCTGGAAATTCTGCCTGATTGCGTCTGCTCATCTGCTAAGAACCTGCACGATCTGGATGAGGCCACGGCCATGATCCGTTCAGCTGTCATGAGCAAACAGTACGGCAATGAGGACTTCCTGTCCAAGCTCATTGCACAGGCCTGTG tctctATATTCCCTGAGTCTGGCAATTTCAATGTCGATAATGTCAGAGTGTGCAAGATTTTG ggCTGTGGACTGAACTCTTCTACGGTGCTTCATGGCATGGTATTTAAGAAAGAGGCAGAAGGAGACCTCACATCAGTAAAAGACGCAAAGATAGCAGTGTTCTCCTGTCCGTTCGACTGCATGGTTACTGAAACCAAG GGAACAGTACTTATAAAGAATGCAGAGGAGCTCATGAATTTCAGTAAAGGAGAGGAGGACCTGATGGAGGTCCAGGTGAAGACTATTGCTGATTCAGGGGCCAATGTGATTGTGACAGGGGGCAAAGTTGCTGATATGGCCCTTCATTATGCTAACAAGTACAAGCTCATGGTGGTCAG gctgaattcaAAATGGGACCTCAGAAGACTATGCAAAACTGTCGGAGCTACGGCGTTGCCCAGATTG ACTCCCCCTACACCAGAAGAGATGGGACACTGTGACAGTGTTTACCTGTCCGAGGTTGGAGATACGCAGGTTGTGGTTTTCAAACATG ATAAAGAGGATGGTGCCATCTCTACTTTAGTAATTCGTGGGTCCACAGACAACATGATGGATGACATTGAGCGTGCCATCGATGATGGAGTTAACACCTTTAAAGTCCTTGTCAGG GATGCACGCCTTTGTCCAGGTGCCGGTGCCACTGAAATTGAGCTTGCGAAACACATCACCGCTTATGGCGAA TCTTGCCCAGGCCTGGAGCAGTACGCCATCAAGAAGTTCGCAGAGGCGTTTGAAGCAGTGCCACGTGCTCTGGCTGAAAACTCTGGCGTGAAGGGCAATGAGCTGATCTCTAAACTGTACGCTGCGCACCATGAGGGTAACAAGAACTACGGCTTTGATATTGAG GGAGAAGGGCCTGCTTTGAAGGACATGTTGGAGGTTGGTATCCTTGACCCATATCTGGTCAAGCACTGGGGCATCAAATTGGCCACAAATGCAGCCATCACTGTCCTCCGCGTGGATCAG ATTATAATGGCCAAGCCGGCTGGTGGACCCAAAGCTCCACAAGGAAAGAAGGACTGGGATGATGATGAATGA
- the cct8 gene encoding T-complex protein 1 subunit theta isoform X1, whose product MALHVPKAPGFAQMLKDGAKHYSGLEEAVYRNIQACKELAQTTRTAYGPNGMNKMVINHLEKLFVTNDAATILRELEVQHPAAKMIVMASHMQEQEVGDGTNLVLVFAGALLELAEELLRMGLSVSEVIEGYEMACKKTLEILPDCVCSSAKNLHDLDEATAMIRSAVMSKQYGNEDFLSKLIAQACVSIFPESGNFNVDNVRVCKILGCGLNSSTVLHGMVFKKEAEGDLTSVKDAKIAVFSCPFDCMVTETKGTVLIKNAEELMNFSKGEEDLMEVQVKTIADSGANVIVTGGKVADMALHYANKYKLMVVRLNSKWDLRRLCKTVGATALPRLTPPTPEEMGHCDSVYLSEVGDTQVVVFKHDKEDGAISTLVIRGSTDNMMDDIERAIDDGVNTFKVLVRDARLCPGAGATEIELAKHITAYGESCPGLEQYAIKKFAEAFEAVPRALAENSGVKGNELISKLYAAHHEGNKNYGFDIEGEGPALKDMLEVGILDPYLVKHWGIKLATNAAITVLRVDQIIMAKPAGGPKAPKQQGHWDKDGWDDEPDKFDTHH is encoded by the exons ATGGCTCTTCACGTCCCCAAAGCCCCGGGCTTTGCTCAGATGTTAAAGGATGGTGCGAAG CACTATTCAGGTCTTGAAGAGGCTGTTTACAGGAACATCCAGGCATGCAAGGAACTGGCACAGACCACAAGAACTGCATATGGACCCAATG GTATGAACAAAATGGTCATCAACCACTTGGAGAAGCTCTTTGTCACAAATGATGCTGCCACTATTCTGAGAGAGCTGGag gtTCAGCACCCAGCAGCCAAAATGATTGTGATGGCATCCCACATGCAAGAGCAGGAAGTAGGCGATGGCACAAACCTTGTGCTGGTGTTTGCCGGTGCTCTGCTGGAGCTTGCCGAGGAGCTGCTGAGGATGGGCCTGTCCGTTTCAGAG GTGATTGAAGGCTATGAGATGGCATGTAAGAAAACTCTGGAAATTCTGCCTGATTGCGTCTGCTCATCTGCTAAGAACCTGCACGATCTGGATGAGGCCACGGCCATGATCCGTTCAGCTGTCATGAGCAAACAGTACGGCAATGAGGACTTCCTGTCCAAGCTCATTGCACAGGCCTGTG tctctATATTCCCTGAGTCTGGCAATTTCAATGTCGATAATGTCAGAGTGTGCAAGATTTTG ggCTGTGGACTGAACTCTTCTACGGTGCTTCATGGCATGGTATTTAAGAAAGAGGCAGAAGGAGACCTCACATCAGTAAAAGACGCAAAGATAGCAGTGTTCTCCTGTCCGTTCGACTGCATGGTTACTGAAACCAAG GGAACAGTACTTATAAAGAATGCAGAGGAGCTCATGAATTTCAGTAAAGGAGAGGAGGACCTGATGGAGGTCCAGGTGAAGACTATTGCTGATTCAGGGGCCAATGTGATTGTGACAGGGGGCAAAGTTGCTGATATGGCCCTTCATTATGCTAACAAGTACAAGCTCATGGTGGTCAG gctgaattcaAAATGGGACCTCAGAAGACTATGCAAAACTGTCGGAGCTACGGCGTTGCCCAGATTG ACTCCCCCTACACCAGAAGAGATGGGACACTGTGACAGTGTTTACCTGTCCGAGGTTGGAGATACGCAGGTTGTGGTTTTCAAACATG ATAAAGAGGATGGTGCCATCTCTACTTTAGTAATTCGTGGGTCCACAGACAACATGATGGATGACATTGAGCGTGCCATCGATGATGGAGTTAACACCTTTAAAGTCCTTGTCAGG GATGCACGCCTTTGTCCAGGTGCCGGTGCCACTGAAATTGAGCTTGCGAAACACATCACCGCTTATGGCGAA TCTTGCCCAGGCCTGGAGCAGTACGCCATCAAGAAGTTCGCAGAGGCGTTTGAAGCAGTGCCACGTGCTCTGGCTGAAAACTCTGGCGTGAAGGGCAATGAGCTGATCTCTAAACTGTACGCTGCGCACCATGAGGGTAACAAGAACTACGGCTTTGATATTGAG GGAGAAGGGCCTGCTTTGAAGGACATGTTGGAGGTTGGTATCCTTGACCCATATCTGGTCAAGCACTGGGGCATCAAATTGGCCACAAATGCAGCCATCACTGTCCTCCGCGTGGATCAG ATCATTATGGCAAAGCCAGCAGGGGGACCCAAAGCCCCCAAACAGCAAGGACACTGGGACAAGGACGGTTGGGATGATGAACCAGACAAATTTGATACACATCACTGA